The Phragmites australis chromosome 15, lpPhrAust1.1, whole genome shotgun sequence genome window below encodes:
- the LOC133892101 gene encoding uncharacterized protein LOC133892101, whose product MSHQSDTSSCSGDSEDSNTIDPAGIYTMEEFIAEQSVLHNLLERITAKIQVKIEAQQVGTSCHRSGSRRFIGRNHEQGHQQLVADFFSEDPVCNDQLFRTRYRMRRPLFLRIVHALGEWSPYFTRRRDGFYRQGLSPLQKCTAAIRMLSRGSLADAVDEYVQIGESTAMECLERFTEGVIDKLGSEYLRGPTSVDMQHLLQIGQGCGFPGMLGSIGCMHWKCENCPPKWMRRLNHSDYGAATIFLEVVASQDLWIWHGFFGVVGSNNDIIVLNQSPSFTEVLKGQAPQVQFSINKRQYDIGYYLADGIYPEWTAFVKTIPHPQTEKEQLFAQYLEEARKDAQRAFGVLQSRFPIVCGPTRFFQRVTLGKIIQACVILHNMTIEDEKDMASSYFEPSEASGISAVLPSNFNNRPADCFTDVLQRNDTICAQPAQSQLRRDLIEHIWQQFGSFGDK is encoded by the coding sequence ATGTCCCATCAATCAGACACATCTTCTTGCTCAGGTGATTCCGAAGATAGCAACACCATCGACCCTGCCGGTATATACACTATGGAAGAATTCATTGCTGAGCAAAGTGTATTGCACAATTTGCTCGAGCGGATCACTGCAAAGATTCAGGTTAAAATTGAAGCTCAACAAGTTGGTACATCTTGCCACCGGAGTGGTAGTAGAAGGTTCATTGGGAGAAATCATGAACAGGGCCATCAACAGCTTGTGGCTGATTTCTTTTCTGAAGATCCAGTCTGTAATGACCAGCTCTTCCGAACAAGGTACCGGATGAGAAGACCCCTCTTTCTACGTATCGTCCATGCCCTAGGCGAGTGGTCTCCCTATTTCACCAGAAGGAGAGATGGTTTTTATCGCCAAGGGCTCTCACCTCTGCAGAAGTGCACAGCGGCTATTCGTATGTTATCTCGTGGCTCCCTGGCAGATGCTGTTGACGAGTATGTACAGATTGGTGAGAGTACAGCAATGGAGTGTTTGGAGCGGTTCACGGAAGGGGTGATTGACAAGCTTGGCAGCGAATATTTGCGAGGCCCTACTAGTGTCGATATGCAGCATCTACTACAAATTGGCCAGGGCTGTGGCTTCCCTGGCATGTTGGGAAGCATTGGttgtatgcattggaagtgCGAAAATTGCCCACCTAAATGGATGCGTCGACTTAATCATAGTGATTACGGTGCAGCCACAATTTTTCTTGAAGTTGTTGCTTCACAAGACCTCTGGATATGGCATGGTTTCTTCGGTGTAGTTGGGTCCAACAATGACATCATTGTGCTCAATCAATCGCCATCGTTCACTGAGGTCTTGAAAGGGCAAGCTCCTCAGGTGCAATTCTCCATCAATAAGAGACAATATGATATAGGCTACTATCTTGCTGATGGAATCTACCCAGAATGGACTGCATTTGTGAAGACAATACCCCACCCTCAAACCGAAAAGGAACAATTGTTTGCACAATATCTAGAAGAGGCAAGGAAGGATGCCCAACGAGCATTTGGAGTCTTGCAATCTCGTTTTCCCATTGTTTGTGGTCCAACACGTTTTTTCCAAAGAGTAACTCTTGGGAAAATTATACAAGCTTGCGTCATACTCCATAACATGACAATTGAGGACGAGAAAGATATGGCAAGTTCCTATTTTGAACCAAGCGAAGCTTCAGGGATATCGGCTGTTCTACCATCAAACTTCAACAATAGGCCTGCCGATTGCTTCACTGATGTACTCCAGAGAAATGATACAATTTGTGCTCAACCAGCACAAAGCCAACTAAGAAGGGACTTAATTGAGCATATTTGGCAGCAGTTTGGATCATTTGGGGACAAGTGA